A single Glycine soja cultivar W05 chromosome 14, ASM419377v2, whole genome shotgun sequence DNA region contains:
- the LOC114383296 gene encoding XIAP-associated factor 1-like produces the protein MEAVSDQDTSICTHCDRAIPAANIDLHYAHCSRKLEKCKVCGDMVPRKNAEDHYLSTHAPVSCSLCSETMERDILDIHKGENCPQRIVTCQFCEFPLPAIDLAEHQEVCGNRTELCHLCNKYVRLRERFSHEARCNGIQDSSVGTSRNVREAEREQGARRRPPPPQNDFSTKRLLFTIAITGIAVILGSFFLQRKADPSDVH, from the exons ATGGAAGCTGTTTCGGATCAAGACACTAGTATATGCACTCACTG TGATCGGGCTATTCCTGCTGCAAATATTGACTTGCATTATGCTCATTGCTCTCGGAAGCTTGAAAAATGCAAAGTTTGTGGTGATATGGTTCCCAGAAAAAATGCGGAGGATCACTATCTAAGCACCCATGCACCG GTTTCTTGTTCATTATGCAGTGAGACAATGGAGCGTGATATTTTAGATATCCATAAAGGTGAAAATTGCCCTCAAAGGATTGTCACTTGTCAGTTCTGTGAGTTTCCATTGCCAGCAATTGATCTGGCCGAGCATCAG GAAGTATGCGGGAATCGAACAGAGCTTTGTCACCTTTGTAACAAATATGTTAGACTGCGTGAAAGATTCAGCCATGAAGCTCGATGCAATGGCATCCAAGATAGTTCTGTGGGTACTTCAAG GAATGTGAGGGAAGCTGAGAGAGAGCAAGGTGCTAGAAGAAGGCCGCCGCCGCCACAGAATGACTTCTCAACTAAACGCCTTCTTTTCACAATAGCCATCACTGGTATTGCTGTCATACTGGGATCTTTTTTTCTACAGAGGAAAGCAGATCCCAGTGACGTGCATTAG